TGCCTGTTTGTCTCGCAATGAAGTCGGTTGCCTCTATGCACTGAAGTAGCGAGCGGTCGGATGGTATGCCACGATCGCCGTCGTGGACTGCTCCGGATAGAGCTGCTCGCTCTCATCCATATACATCTTCAAGCGATCGGCGCCGAGCAGCTCTAACAGCGCGTACTGATCTTGAATGTTCGGGCAAGCTGGGTAACCAAAGCTGAAGCGCGAGCCGCGATAGCGCTGTGCGAGTACGTCGCGAATGCTGTCCGGATCCTCAGCTCCGAAACCGAGTTCGCGGCGAACGCGAGCATGTCCCCATTCCGCCAGAGCTTCGGCTACTTGAACCGCCAAGCCGTGGAAGTAGAGGTAGTCGGTGTATCTGTCGTCCGCGAATAACTTTTGAGCGTATTCGGTGGCAATTTCACCGACCGTTACAGCCTGCATCGGGAACACATCGACGATGCCAGAGCCCTTTGGGGCGTAGTAATCAGCAATGCAGTAGCGCTTGAGCGATCGCTGACGCGGGAACTCGAAGGTGGCAAGCGGCTCTAGGTCATCGGGGATGCAACCGGCGGCCTGAACGGCTTCCGGATCGTACAAATGCACACTATTGCCCTCAGAGTGGCAGGGGAAATAGCCGTAGACAAGCCGCGGTTCAAGGAGTGCTTCGGCTTTAACACGCTGTTGCAAGTCCTCCAGAATCGGATAGACTTTCTCCTGAAGAAACGCGTCGTATTCTTCGCGCGATCGATCCTTCGGTTTGCGGAACTGCCACTGTCCGGCAACCAATGCTTGCAAATCTAGGTACCAAAGCAGCTCGTCGAAGGGAATCTCGTCTGCGGTCACGAGCTGTGTGCCCCAGAACGGCGGCGTCGGCCGCTCTGTCTCGACCGCAATTGCCTCGGAGCGGTTCTTGTCTTTGACTTCGGGGGTCTCTGGGCAATCGCTTTGCTGCGTAGGGGATGCGGTTTGACTGTTACTACCATTGCCAGCGGCAACAGTTGCCTCTTGTGCAGCGCGACCGTTGCCGTTCCCAGCCGTCGCGATCGCCTCAGCTTCATCTGCAGCGGCATCCGCCAAAAAGCCTTTCAGGTCGTCCCACTGGTTGGTGGACTTGGCGGGCATGAGTTTGTCCATGAAATTGAGGTCGGCGAAGGCATCCTTGCCGTACACGACCCGACCGTTGTAAGTGTTCTGGCAGTCTTCATTGACGAATTTCGGCGTTAGTGCCGCGCCGCCGAGGATGACCGGGACTGTAATGCCTTCGCGGTTAAAGACTTCCAGGTTATCTTTCATGAATGCCGTGGATTTCACGAGCAAGCCGCTCATGGCAATGCAGTCGGGATTGTGCTCGCGATAGGCTTCGATAATGGTCTCGACCGGCTGTTTTATGCCGAGATTGATCACGCGATAGCCGTTGTTGGAGAGGATGATGTCGACGAGGTTTTTGCCGATGTCGTGGACATCGCCCTTGACCGTCGCGATGACAAAGACGCCCTTAGCATTGTCACTTGCTTCGTCTTTCTCCATGTGGGGTTCGAGGTGGGCGACGGCTGACTTCATCGTCTCGGCCGACTGCAACACGAACGGCAACTGCATCTGACCGGACCCGAACAGTTCGCCTACGGTCTTCATGCCGTCGAGTAGGTAGATGTTGATGATCTCGAGCGGCGAATATTGCTGTAGGGCTTTGTCTAGGACGTCATCGAGGCCGATGCGTTCGCCGTCAATAATGTGCTGCCGAAGTTTGTCTTCGAGGGAGAGGGTACTGAGGTCGGTCGCCATACTCGACGCTTTCTGCCCTGCGAAGATTTCAGTCAACTTCGTCAGCGGGTCGTATACGCAGATGTCGTTTTCAAAACGGCGGCGGTCGTAAATTAAGTCGCGGCACACCTCTCGGTGCTCCGGCTCGATTTTTGCCAGCGGCAGAATCTTGCTCGCACTGACGATCGCCGCATCCATCCCCACAGCCATGCACTCGTGCAGGAACATCGAGTTCAGGACCACGCGAGCGGCGGAGTTCAACCCGAAAGAAATATTCGAGACGCCGAGGATAACGTGACAGCCGGGCAGTTCCTTGCGGATGCGTTGGGTGGCGACGATGGTTTCGCGGGCGTTAGCGCGGTCATCTTCGATACCGGTCGAGATCGGTAGCGCCAGTGTATCGAAGAACAGTTCGTGGGCGGGAATGCCGAATTCCACAGCTTGGCGGAAGGCCCGCTGAGCGATCGCGAATTTCTTCTCGGCGATGCGCGCCATGCCCTCTTCGTCAATGGTCCCAATGACCACGCCCGCTCCATAGCACTTGGCGAGTTCTAGGACTTTTAAGAAACGCTCCTCGCCGTCCTCGTAGTTGGTGGAATTCAGGATGCACTTGCCGCCGGCAACCTTCAAGCCGGCTTCCATCTTTTCCCACTCGGTGGAGTCAAGCATCAGCGGCAGGGTGACATTATTCACCAAGCGCGACGCCAGCTCGTACATGTCGCGCTCGCCATTGCGCCCCACGTAATCTACGTTGACATCGAGGATCTGCGCGCCTTCACGCACCTGAGATTTAGCAATCGACACCAACCCATCCCAGTCTTCTCGGTTCAGCAGTCCCCGCATTTTTTTGGACCCGCTGGCGTTCAGTCGCTCGCCGACGATCAAGAACGAGTTCTCTTGGTTGTAGGTTTCGGTGCTGTAAATCGACGCGGCGGCCGGTTGGAAATGGGGCTGGCGCTCCTTCGGCGTGAGGACGCGAGCGACTTCAGCGAGCTGTGCGATGTGGTCCGGACGCGTGCCGCAGCAACCGCCAATCAGCCGTACGCCGAGATCCTCGACAAAGTGCATCAGCTCCATCCGCAACTCCATCGGCGTCAGGCGGTAGTGCGCTTTGCCACCAACGTTCTCAGGCAGACCCGCATTCGGGATACAGGAGATGAGGAAGGGCGAGTGCTCCGACAGGTAGCGGATGTGCTGCTTCATCTGCTCGGGACCGGTAGCGCAGTTCAGTCCCAAGATGTCAATC
The window above is part of the Rubidibacter lacunae KORDI 51-2 genome. Proteins encoded here:
- the metH gene encoding methionine synthase, with amino-acid sequence MNSTFLKRIHSPERPVLVFDGGMGTSLQTQNLTAEDFGGAQYEGCNEYLVFSKPEAVEQVHREFLSAGADVIETDTFGSASIVLAEYDLADKAYELSKAAAELAKRVTVEFSTSERPRFVAGSMGPTTKLPTLGHIDFDSMKASFFEQAEGLYDGGADFLLVETCQDVLQIKAALNAIEDVFAKKGDRLPLMVSITMEVMGTMLVGTEISAALAILERYPIDILGLNCATGPEQMKQHIRYLSEHSPFLISCIPNAGLPENVGGKAHYRLTPMELRMELMHFVEDLGVRLIGGCCGTRPDHIAQLAEVARVLTPKERQPHFQPAAASIYSTETYNQENSFLIVGERLNASGSKKMRGLLNREDWDGLVSIAKSQVREGAQILDVNVDYVGRNGERDMYELASRLVNNVTLPLMLDSTEWEKMEAGLKVAGGKCILNSTNYEDGEERFLKVLELAKCYGAGVVIGTIDEEGMARIAEKKFAIAQRAFRQAVEFGIPAHELFFDTLALPISTGIEDDRANARETIVATQRIRKELPGCHVILGVSNISFGLNSAARVVLNSMFLHECMAVGMDAAIVSASKILPLAKIEPEHREVCRDLIYDRRRFENDICVYDPLTKLTEIFAGQKASSMATDLSTLSLEDKLRQHIIDGERIGLDDVLDKALQQYSPLEIINIYLLDGMKTVGELFGSGQMQLPFVLQSAETMKSAVAHLEPHMEKDEASDNAKGVFVIATVKGDVHDIGKNLVDIILSNNGYRVINLGIKQPVETIIEAYREHNPDCIAMSGLLVKSTAFMKDNLEVFNREGITVPVILGGAALTPKFVNEDCQNTYNGRVVYGKDAFADLNFMDKLMPAKSTNQWDDLKGFLADAAADEAEAIATAGNGNGRAAQEATVAAGNGSNSQTASPTQQSDCPETPEVKDKNRSEAIAVETERPTPPFWGTQLVTADEIPFDELLWYLDLQALVAGQWQFRKPKDRSREEYDAFLQEKVYPILEDLQQRVKAEALLEPRLVYGYFPCHSEGNSVHLYDPEAVQAAGCIPDDLEPLATFEFPRQRSLKRYCIADYYAPKGSGIVDVFPMQAVTVGEIATEYAQKLFADDRYTDYLYFHGLAVQVAEALAEWGHARVRRELGFGAEDPDSIRDVLAQRYRGSRFSFGYPACPNIQDQYALLELLGADRLKMYMDESEQLYPEQSTTAIVAYHPTARYFSA